The DNA window ACACTTCCACATGATATCAGAACACCCTTGGCAGCTATTCAGCTAACCAGTGATATATTGGTGTCGAATAAAGGTAATAATGAATTTCTTTTAGAGCGTTTGGGTACGCAAGTTTGTAGCTTAAATACGCTGTGTGAAAGTAGCCTCCATCTTTTTAAACTGTTGAACAAAGAAGTCGTATTGTGCCAAGAGGAAATTAATTTGGTTGACGTTTTGGAGTCAACGATTTCAACGCTGGGGGGGCATAAAAACTTCGAGTTAGTTAACTGTTCTAAAACAATCCAAAGTGATGCGAAGCTGCTTAAAATCCTATTTTTAAATATTTTATCTAATGCCGAACGTTATGCAAGTAAAACGATTCGAATTTCACTTACATCTTACCCTAATGTAGATGTGGTGAGAATTAAGGATGATGGTAAGGGCTTTTCAGAAAAAACAATATCAGCCGTTAATAAGGGGGATATTGCTAATATCTTAAGTAAAGATGGATTTGGCATTGGCTTGGTTTTAATATTTGAATTGACTAAACTTTTGAATGGAAAGGTTTTTCTTCACAATAATAGCAATGGTGGACAAGTTACACTGGTAATGAACCACTAAGCGGTTATCTCTCTAAATAATATCCCTCACTTTTATCCTAAATTAGGAGGAGGGATATCTTCGCGTAAGACTCTATTTTTAACTCATCGAATCCTTCAAGTTAGCCAGATATTTAATTGTTTCTGATAACTCAGAAATAGACTTATGTGGGCGCATATTTACTTGATATGTACCATTTACAATGATGCTTGGAATTTGCATGATTGTGGCTTGTGCAGTCAGTTTTTCTGAACGAGCCAGCTGTGTATTAACTTTCGCTTGCTGTTCTTTTGTGAGTTGACTGATTGGTGTGAGTTGATAGCGACGAAACAGATCTGTCACATTGACGTTTTCAATTTTTCTCGATTTTTGAACAAGCATAAAAAGTTCATTAGTAAACTTAGACTTCGCTTTAAGATTTAATTTTTCGAACTGAATTTCTGCCGAGTAATAAAGTGTTGCAGCCGCCCGAGTTACCTTATCAAATACGACGTGTGTTTTATGTATTGTTTGTTGGCTTTGCTTACTGATACTTGGCAACATAGTACTTACCTTCCAGCAAGGCCCGCAAGTTAAGGAGAAGAATTTTTCAACACCAAGGCTTTCTTCATAAAAATTATTTTTGACTTTATCGTAATGTTTCCCCTCAATCGCGTCTGCATAAGCAATCGCATTCTGAGACAGTAGTAATGCAATGAACATTGATTTTAGTATTAAATAAACCCGTTTCATTATTTCTCCTAGCGTTGTTAATCGTGGATACCTTCTAAAGTGTAAGTAACCGGTAACTGCCAGTCTTTAAGGGAGTGTAAGCTGTGTTGCTTGTTAACAGTTTAAACTCCCTTGGTTTTCCTTAGTGTGTATTTTTTTCGTTATTTGGTTAAATAGAATGAACTTAATCGAAGAGATTAATTTTAGAATCTCACTATCAATTTAATTCACTGTAAGGTCGAAAACCATGATCACTAAATTATATGTAAAATCAGCTATTGCACTTCACGAGTTCAAAAAAGATCAACGTGGTGTTACCGCTATCGAATACGCAATTATTGGTGTAGCAATCTCATCTATCGTATTAGCTGTATTCAATGGCAGCTTGCGTGCAGCATTAACTGAAGCTATGAGTACTATTTCTAGCAACATATCTACTGCGGCTAATGGTCCAACTCCTACTCCAGGTAATTAAGAGTTAATGGATTTTTACTTGTGGCTATTTTTAGCCACATTATCTGTTCTTATCTGTATTTCAGATTTTAAAATCAGGTACATATCTAATTTTAATTGCGTGTGCGTATTTGTATTGTGCTTGCTTATTTTTATTAATAATTACGACTATTTGAGCATCATTAATTCAAGTCTGGTTTTAATCTGTGGGTTCATGCTCAATCGCTTCAATATGATTGGTGGCGGAGATGCAAAACTACTGTTTGCTTTCTCAATTGCAATTTCCCCAAGTTATTTACTCTTGACCATTATGGTCATTGTTTTTATTGGTGGTTTACAAGCTGCAATACTCATTCTTTTTTCTTGGTACAAGAGAGAACCTTATACGCGCGGTGTGCCTTATGGTTTCGCTATTTGTGTAGGTGCTTTATTTGCTATCGCTGCATCAATTTAGGAACCTTGTGTGAAGTCTAAACTCATTTTAAGCCTTGCTATTGGATTAATTATCATCGGTTTGTATGGTATTGCTGGTAGCTTAAGTCGTCCGGAAACCAATATTCCCGTTATCGAAGCATTAGTCCAAGACACAGATGTCGAAAAGCTAAAGACCTGGTGGTTAAAAAACGATGTTGAGCGTGGTGACATTGTAAAGCGTAGTGATTTTGAAATTCGGTATTTACCCGAAGCCGAAGCGAATAAAAATGGGGTTGATACCGAGATGAGTATCAATTTCTCGTCTGGTGCTGTTTATAGCCAGAAGCTCAGTAAAAGCACCTTGTTATTTCCTGACATGCTGGTATCTCCACAAGACCAAGGATACATCGAGCTAGTGTTAGCTCCAGACCGTGTCCCTTATGTGTTACGTGTACCGGCCGAAGCTGTTGTTGGCGGTGTCATTCGTCATGGCATGCATGTGGATTTGGTAGCGCTAACATTACCGCGGTCACGTATGAGCATCGAATTCGGCGCTGTTGCAGCAAAGACGGCAAGAATGATCGGTGTTAATCCGGTGCTTTTAAACATCAAAATTCTTAAAGTTGTAGAGCAAGTGCTTACCGAAAACAGCGAGTTAGAAGATGTACCTGCCAATGTTGACATCATATTAGAATTGACAAGAAAGCAAGTTGCTAAGGTAACCGTTGCGAAGCGAATTGCTGAAATAGAGGTACATAAATCAATCGGGGATTATACCGCCGGTGATCTAAAGGCGGATGCTGGTGATGTATTACCAGATTTCAAATCCGTTACTGAGATGCGTGCTAATCATGTGGTAATAAAATAAATGAAAAATATAAAATTAAATATGCAGCTTCTATTTAGAATATTGACCGCATTATGCTTATTCACACTGCCTAACCTTGCTTATGCGGAAAAATGGATTTATATCGATAATGGTGATGCGCATACAGTAACAACCAAGCGTGAAATTGGCACTATATTTGTTAGCGATCCAAGTGTAGCTGATTACCAAGTTATTGATAAGAACAAAGCCATTATTTATGCCAAAAAACGTAGTCAAACACATCTTGTTATTTTTGACGAAGATGGAGAAATCATACTTAATTACAAAATAGTGGTTGCCCGTAATCTTGCCAGTATCAGAAACAAAATTCGTAAATTATTTCCTACGCAAAAGGTGACACTGACGAATGTGGATACACAGGTGTTGGTGCGAGGCATTGTATCTTCTCAGGACGTGTCAGATAAGATTCTGAACCTTGTATCAAAGTCAATAAATGCGTCTAGTAATAGTAGTAGATATTTACCGCTATTCGGTAGAAATAATAAAATAAAGAAAAAAACTTACCCAGGTCTATTGAATGAACTTGAGTTGGCGGTAACCAAACAAGTAAATGTTAAGTTATCGATTGCAGAAGTTTCACATACTTTCCTTGAACATATCGGTGTCGAATATGGCTCAATATTAAATGCAAATTTCACGGCTGGCGAATTTGTTAAAAACTTAACCACAGGGGCTAGTAAGGATATTGTTTCTTGGCTTTCTGCGACTGGAAATGACTCGGTGGGACAAATATTAGCTGAGCCTAATTTGTCTGTGATTTCTGGTGAGTCTGCAGAGTTTCTGGTCGGTGGTGAGCTACCTGTGATTTTCCATGAAGATGGTGGAACGAGAGTCACATATAAAGAATATGGCATCAAACTCACTGTATCTGCTGAAGTACTGCAAGACAGTAAAATCAGACTATCTCTTGAGCCTGAAGTTAGTAATTTAGATACTCAGTTTGCTGATAATACATATGATTTACCTGCACTTAAAACACGTAAAGCAAGCACTACTGTTGAATTAGGCGATGGCCAGAGCTTTTTACTTGGTGGACTGATGAGCACTGAAGATAAAGAAGTATTAAAAAAAGTGCCTTTGCTTGCAGAGATACCGATATTAGGTGCGCTATTTAGGAAGACGGAGACAGAGCGTAATAAAACGGAACTCGTTATTGTTGCGACTGTTAATCTTGTTAAGCCTATCAGCGCAGAGCAAATTCAACTTCCGACGATGCGTAGAACTACAACCCTAAGCCGTTTCTTTGCTGTGGAACAGGAATTTTCGGTTGAGAGTGCTAAATGGACTAAAGAGTTGTTGTCAAACGGAGGGTTTAAACTATGAAATACATTAAGATATTGATTATTAGTAGTATTTTGTTTTTGACAGCTTGTGCTGACAGCGCCGATGTTACGAGTGGTATTGGCGTAGATATCACACCAATACATTATTCATTGTCGCTAAACGTGAACAAAAGTAAAAGTCTAGATGCAAAAAATAGACTTGATTCGTTCCTTGTCGAGCAAAAAGATAACATCTTGTTTGGTCATATAGAAATGTATGTCAGTAATAATACGGCGTACAAATTTGCTAAAAAAGTTGAATCTAAATTGCATGCACAAGGTATAGAGGCCTCTATGATAAGCATTGCTCGTGTTAAGCAGCCTATCAAGCAGCGTTTTGATTATGTTATTAGGGTAACGCGACATCAAGTGACAGTACCCATTTGTCGTCCTGCTCAATTAGGTGATTTTAATCATAATCAATTAGGTTGTACGATTGATTCTATGCGTTGGCAGTTAATGAGTAATCCCGAAAATATGTTGAATCAATTTGAAATGGATACTCGTCCATCAAAGGCTTTGTAATGCTTGATATTGTAGATCTACTCAAATCAAAAAATGATGAGAAGGTAAAACATGAAGATACTTTTTCGGCGGTTTTATTTAACCAAACGGTAGAGTGTAAAGAGTTAGTAGAAGAAGCCTTTCGTTTTGAAGGTATTACTACGCCAGCGAGTATCGAGAATACCGATGAAAATATTCGTCGCCATGTCAGAGAATCCTCTATAGAAGTGGTGCTGGTTGATCTTAACCGAAGTCAAAATGTCACTAAAGATATGGAAAGGATCTCACACCTACTACCCAATCACGCCTCTGTTATTGTAATTGGTAGTGAGGATGCGATATCGACAATCCGAAATCTAAAGCAGATGGGGTTTTATTATTTATTTTGGCCAATTACGAAAGTTGAGCTTGTCGACTTTGTAAAACATGTTTATGAAAATCGTAAAAAACAAGCTGGGCTTGGCAAGAATAGAATCGCTAAAAAAGTGGCAGTTTGGGGCTCTAAAGGTGGTTTAGGGACGACCTTGTTGACCAGTGAAATTGGTTTAATCCTAAGTGACTTAAAAAATAGTTCATGCGTGATCGTCGATCATAATTTTTCTGGTGGTGATATTGATATATTTTTAGGTATTCCTGACTTTGAAAAAAGAATGGTTCAGAAAGGGGGGGTGACGGCTGGAATGGACTTTAGTTATGCAACAAGCATGACGAGAAAAGTTAACGATATGCTGTCGGTATTATCTATTGAATCCGCCGATCTGAATGAACTTGAGTTGAAAGAATATATTCGTATCTTTGCAACCGAATTAGCAAAACAGAACAACTTTATTCTAGAAGATCTTTCACGTTCAGTTAATAGTAAAAAGGATCTGCTTTATGTATCTCAGGAATGTGACATCTTCGTTTTAGTTATTGAACCAAGCGTGGCGAGTGTTAGAGAGGCCTGCCGTCTTATTTCTGAATTAGACAGAATTGGTTCGCCACTGCGATGTATTTTAGTGATGAATTACGCCCGACCTGAAATATCAGCCTGTATCAGCAGAGCGGAGGTCGAGAAGTGTTTAGGCCAAAAAATTGATATTGTATGTGGTTTTGATAAAAGTGCAGCGAAGGACATTATTGAAGGTAAGCATATTTATCAACTCAACAGCGCCTTGTCTAGTAATATCCATAAATTAACTGGATTGATCCTTGGTCAAGAGAGTCGTGTCACTAAACCCTTTTCAATTAAGCAGTTATTTAAGGGGCGAACGTAATGGAAATGTCTGTTTATGCCCGTTTGAGGTTACAAATTTTCGATGCGCTTGAAGTTGAAGCGGTTAATAGCCTTACTAAAGAGCAACTAGCAAAGCAGTTGTCGGGTGCTATTGATTTACTGGCTGATCGACAAGGATTAGCAATAACTGTATTGATTCGAGCTGAATTTGTTAAAAATTTAATCGATGAGATTCATGGCTTGGGTCCTTTGCAATCTCTGATGGATGACGAGAGTATCAGTGACATTATGATCAATGGTGCGAACCAGGTTTATATTGAACGTAATGGCTTAGTTGAGCGTTCTGCAGCGTCATTTATTGACGAGGCACAGTTACTTCAAATCGCAAAACGCATTGCCAGCAGGGTGGGAAGACGTGTTGATGAATCACAGCCAACTTGCGATGCGCGTTTAGCTGATGGCAGCCGTGTGAATATTGTTATTCCCCCTGTGGCGATTGATGGTACATCTATATCAATTCGTAAATTTAAAAAAAGCAGTATTGGTTTAGAAAAACTAGCCGAATTTGGTGCCATGTCACCAGAAATGGCGCAATTACTGATGATCGCGGCACACTGTCGTTTGAATATTCTGATTTCAGGTGGTACGGGCTCGGGTAAAACAACCATGCTGAATGCACTTTCTCAGTTTATTTCTGAAAATGAACGAATAGTGACAATTGAAGATGCAGCCGAGCTTAAGCTTCAGCAACCTCATGTTGTAAGACTTGAAACAAGAACCGCTGGTATTGAAGGCAATGGTGCGATTACACAGCGTGACCTCGTGATTAACTCACTGCGTATGAGGCCAGACCGGATCATTGTCGGTGAATGTCGTGGTAGCGAAGCGTTTGAAATGCTGCAAGCGATGAATACGGGACATGACGGTTCAATGTCGACACTACACGCGAATACGCCAAGAGACGCACTTGCACGTGTAGAAGCCATGGTTATGATGGCGACCAATAATTTACCACTTGAAGCAATTAGAAGAACGATTGTGAGCGCTGTTGATTTGGTTATTCAAATTAGCCGTTTGCATGACGGTAGCCGAAAAGTAATGAGTATTACCGAAGTTGTCGGTTTGGAAGGTAGTAATGTGGTGCTCGAAGAAATATTTCGTTTTCAACCTCAAGCTTCGCAGGGGCTGGGCGGAAAGGTGAGTGGTAATTTTATTACTGCTGGTTTGATGCAGCGATCTGTGTTGATGGAAAAGGCGCGATTTTTTGGTCTAGAGGATAAATTATCAGCTGCATTTAGAGTCGGAGACCCCGTATTTAGAGCAGGGGAAACGGCATGATAGCCAGTTTATGTCTTTGTTTAGGTGGTATTTTAGTGCTAGTAGCATTGAAACCTAATCAGAAAAATAAACAAAAATACCTAGCGCATATAAATCGTTCTGTGCTGGTTAGCTCTATGGACGAAAATCAACAAGCATTAAATTTTAGCTCCCTGACAGCACTGGATTGGAAACAAAAGACAGTAAGGCTCGTGAATAACCTAAAGCGTTATCTTGGACAAGCTGCACCTCTAAAAGTAGCTTTGTTTATGATTAGTATTATCGCTTTATCACTGTTTGTGAACAAAGGTTTTTTCCGAGTGCACTGGTTATTTGTTTCTGTACCTATGTTAATAGTCTCTGTTGTTGTTGGTTATTCATGGCTTGCAAATCGGGCTAAGAAAAACTTTGAGGCTTCTTTTCCCGATGCGCTCAATATGCTAGCAAGTGCTGTGAGTGCTGGTGAAAGTATTATGCACGCGATTATTTTTGTTGGCCAATCGCTAGACAATGATGTCGGTCGAGAGTTTAAATTGATGGGGGAGCGACTCCAGCTGGGTGAAACACCTGATAAGGTTTTCCAAAAGTCTTGTGTGCGCTATCCATATCCAACGTTCCAGTTTTTTGTCATTACATTGCGTGCAAATATGCAGCGTGGTGGTCAACTTAAAGAGATTATAACGCGACTTAATCGTTTGATTTTTGATTCGAACGCGATAGAAAAAAAGAAATATGCAATGACATCGGAGGCGAGAGCTTCCGCTAAAATTGTCGGCGCTATTCCATTCATATTCCTGTTTATCTTGCAATATTTAAGCCCTGAAAACTTTGAGTTTGTGATGTTTAGTGACTCAGGTAAACCAATTCTTTATTACGTATTGGTGAGCGAACTTATCGGTATGTCCATCATTTGGTCATTAATGAAAGGGGTGAAGTAATGCTTAGTAGCCAAAATGAGTTGTTCTTATTACTGATATTAATCACGTCTGGCGCGGGCTTACTTGGTTTTTATACGTTTGTTTTGTGGAAGCGTAGGAGCAAGCTGTCGAAGCTTAACTTTGCTAAATCAGGTGAAGGGGACGTACCCTATATTAAAAAGGCCGAAGTTCAGATTCAGAAAGCACTTAATGATCGTAAAAAAACCACTAAAAATGCATTTGAGGCTGCAGGTTTTTATCATATTTCTTGGGCTGAGCATTATCTTAAGATCAAGTATGCTTTGCTTGTTATTGGCTTGTGCGGGTATTACTTCTTATCATTAAACCAGTCGATAGAGATGACTCAACATGTGCTATTTATTGCTGTATGGGTGCTGATATGTGTGGTTATTCCCGATATATACATTGATTATCGAACGAAACAACTACGTAATAAAATTGCAAACAAGTTACCTTACTTATTAGACCTCATGGCTGTTTGTATACAAACAGGTATGACTATTGAGTCTTCGATGCGCTATTTATCTAAGGAGATGGCTTCATTTGACAGAGATATAAGCTATTTCCTTGATAAAACAAATGATCGTTCAAAGATTGTAAGTTTAGAAAAAGCATTAGATGAGCTGTATGAGTTAGTACCAAGCAATGAAATGCGTAGCTTTGTCGTCACCCTTAAACAGAGTCTTAGATATGGTACGTCTATATACAGTATTTTAACGACGCTGGCGAAAGACATACGTGAACTGCAAATGTTAGGTATGGAAGAGAAGATTGGTAAGTTGGCTGCAAAAATGTCAATCCCATTGATTTTATTTATTATGGTTCCGATTGTTATCTTAATCGCGGCCCCTGGTATTATGAGGTTAACGCAAAGTGTATAGATATTTGACTTTTATATTGATACTGCTTGTTTCAGGTTGTGCCGCTAATAACAATGATTCGATCTCCAATTCACTCGATTTTTATGAACAAACTCAAAATAATCACAAAATGATTGAGCTATATAAGGCCGAGCTAAAAGCGAAAGAGAATGACATGGTCAGAACTAAGTTGGCGAATGCTTACTTATCGATTGATGACTATGAATCAAGCTTGTTTACGTTAGCGCCTTTATTGAAACAAGGTGAAGTCTCTATTGATATATTAGAGATAAAGGCAAAAGCATTATATATAAGTGAAAATTTTGATAATGCATTACGTACATGTGAAGAAATAATAGAGAAAGTCGACGTAAACCCTGAAATTGAAAACTTAATGGGGCTGATTTATGCCGAGAATAATAATTATGAACAAGCAAGAAATTATTTTAATCGTGCGAGAGCACATTTTCATGACGATATTATTATTCAAAACAACTTAGCTGTTTTAGATTTACTTGAAGGAAATCCACAGGCTTCAATCACACGTTTAATGCCACTTTATACTAAAGATCCAAGTGATATTAAAATAAAGGCTAACTTGATCATTGCTTTCTCTCAAATTAATGATGTGAATGCTGTTAGAAGTATTTTAACTTCAAGTTATTCGCAAGATGAAATAGACGACATCGTCACCGTATTAATCGAACTGAAACCCCTATCGTGAGACCTCTATATGAATAAAGCATTAAGGACCCAGAATGGCGTAGCGACTATAGAGTTTGCTCTCGGGCTATTTCCATTTTGGTTATTAGTTTGTGTTTGGGTTGAAATGAGCTACGTGTCTTATATATCTGGATTAACCGACTTAGCATTGGCTGAATCTTCTCGGTCGGTGAAGAAAGATGAAGATAGCTATATGAATCAGTTTCGGCAAAGTATAAAAAGCAACAATACGCTATGGTCGCAATTTCTAGATACGAGTAAGTTTAAAGTGTCTGTTCACTATATTGCTAGTTTGAAAGATCTTAAGAATATCAAGTCGGTTTGCGAACCAGGTGAAGATGAATTTAAAGAATGTGGTATCGAGGTGAATAGTGCCATTGCAATATACCGAGTCGAATATAACTATAACCCGATGTTTAACTATTTTTTAAGTGATGATCAATTCTTAGTTCGAGAATCAATTGTGATACAGGAATATGAGCGCGATGAATTTAAATTATAAACAAAAAGGTAATTTCACCGTTGAATTTGCAATTGTTGGTGTCGCTTTTTCCTTCCTTATTATATTTAGTGCTGATGTGATCGTTAAATTATCGCTGAAGGGAAAGCTTGATCGATTAAGTTATTCTGTGGCCAACATTCTTAAAGAGCGTACCCAGTTTCAAAAGGAAAACTATACGTTGTCAGGTAAAAAAATCTCTACGTTAAATACGATTGCAAAGCAAAGTATGCGCAGAACCTCACTGAATTTTGATGGCAAGCGATGGGGTATGCGTATAGAAGCGTTACAATTTGACAGTAAGGATAAGCCAGTTGTTGTTTCATTCCCAAGAGGAACGCAACAAATTACGCCGGGTATCGACGGATACGCTGACAAACTTGGCTGTGATGACGAGTTGGGGACGCAGAGCGAGCATATACCGGGTTACCATGGTTTACAGAACTGAAAACTGGTTTGGGGCGTTGATAGGTGAAGAGTTTAATACCGTATCATCTAGCGCAATAATGATAGGCCGATAATGATGAAAGCATATTATAAGCGCCAACAAGGGCATGCAGCATTACTGTTTGTAATGATAGTTCCTGTTTTGTTTGGTATTTTTGCTCTGGCGACTGACGGGGTGCGTGCTTTACAGAGTAAAGCAAGGTTAGGGGATGCCGCGGAAGTTGCTATTTTAACAATCGCAGCAAAAAATGCTGATAACACTGATGTAGATTTTGATGGTGCTGGTTCAAGAGTAAATAGGGATATCGCTACTCGTGTTATTTCAAACTATTTTTATAATCAGGATACGATATTACCCCAAGACCTAAAAATTAGTAAATTAGCATGTAGTGATATACCCGAATGTCTTGCAGGATTAGAAAGAGGGGAGAACCGTTTTAACGAGTACCGCATCGAGGCTAAAACGAAACTCAATACATGGTTTCCTGGTAATGAATCTATTGTCGGCTTTGGTGATACGTTTACAGTTGGGCATGCAGCAAAAGCGCGAAAGTATGTGAATAAAACCGTTGATGTGGTGTTCGTTGCCGATTTTTCAGGTTCAATGGACTGGGATTGGGAAGGTAATAATGGCATAAAAAAGGTTGATGCGCTTAAAAATGCCATGAAAAATATTGTAGAGGAAGTAGAAAAGTTTGATGAGATTACTGACGGAAATAATAAAGTTGGTATTGTGCCATTTAATTATTACACTGCGGACTTTCATGGAAATCAAGTCGAAAATTATACTCAAAATGCATATCAGACCATAAATCAGATTTGGCAGCTAGGTACTTATCAAGGTCAAGGTAATCCGTATTTTTATGAAATTCCCTTAACCAACGATTACAAAAATTTTATTACTCGGTTTAATCAGTTCAGAGCATATGGTGGCACTTCATCTTATGAAGGCATAATTCGTGGTGCTCAGATGTTAAACGAGGGTAAAAATGCAAGACGATTACTTATAGTCCTTTCAGATGGAACTGATACTAGTCGCGACCGACATAAGGATTTAAATGATGGGGAATATTGCCAAATAATAAAACAGGGGCTTTCGAAAGGAAAAAACAAGAAAGGAGAAAATTATACGGCTAAGTTGGCTGTTATTGGTTTTGGTTATGATCTAGAAAATAATATAGAGCTAGCGAGGTGTGTTGGCGTTGATAATGTTTATAAAGCCGAAAATGAACAAGACATATTAGATAGGATCCTAGAGCTAATATCTGAAGAAATCGGTCATCTAAAGTAACTGTGAATGAATGGGAATATATGAAATCTAAAATAGTGTTGTCGTTATTAATATTATCAGCTTGTACAAGTGCCTATGCAAAGGCAATGAAACAAAGCGAATTTATCTCTTACTGCTCTAGTGAGCAGCTAGAATATCAACTAGGTGTTCACATAGGCGAGGTAAATACGGTCCACGAAAAGCAAGGTAAAATGATGTTAGTTAAGACTAGCGGCGAGACTGACTATGTGTTGAAACGCATGAAAGAGAGCTTCCGTGATTCGGGCTTAAAAGAAGCGTGCGCTGAATATTTATATAGAAATAGTGGTCTTAATTTTACTGAGGGTAGTGGCGATATTTTTGCTCGAGTTAACTTTTCTTTTGATGAAGACAAGTTAACAGGCGAAAGTCGACACATTTTAAATGAGTTAGCGAGTAGCCTGAAAGACTCAAATACTGGTTTACAATTGACTGGTCATACCGACTCTATCGGTAGGGACATCTATAACTATGAACTTGGTATAAAGCGTTCTGAAAGCGTGAAGACATACCTGATCGAAAATAGTGTTAATTCTCAGGGGATATTGCTAGATTCAAAAGGTGAAAAAAAGCCTGAATTTAACAATGATACTTCAGAGGGGCGTGAAAAAAATAGGCGCGTAGATATTGAGTTAACAGAATTCTAATTGCGCTTAACAAGAGTTGTGCTTGTATTGACGCAACTCAGTTTTATGACCCTGTAAATGATTCTGTGTAATTACCATTTTAGAGATGATCTTTTAATCGGTCTTTAAATTCAATGATAAAACGATTCATGGCTGCTTTCCAGTTATGGATCGGCATCGACCACTTTTTTGAAGCTGAACGGATCGCTAAATACACTACTTTTTTAGCTGAATCATCGCTTGGAAATACCTTCCTATTCTTGATTGCTTTACGTATAACGCTGTTAAGTGATTCAATGGCGTTCGTTGTGTAAATCGCCTTTCTGATATCCTTAGGATATCTGAAAAACGTATTTAAGTTCTCCCAATTGCTAATCCATGACTTTGATATTTGTGGATATTTATCATCCCAGCGTTCTGAAAACGCATCTCGTTCCATTAACGCTATATCT is part of the Moritella viscosa genome and encodes:
- the tadA gene encoding type II/IV secretion system protein, ATP binding domain, translating into MEMSVYARLRLQIFDALEVEAVNSLTKEQLAKQLSGAIDLLADRQGLAITVLIRAEFVKNLIDEIHGLGPLQSLMDDESISDIMINGANQVYIERNGLVERSAASFIDEAQLLQIAKRIASRVGRRVDESQPTCDARLADGSRVNIVIPPVAIDGTSISIRKFKKSSIGLEKLAEFGAMSPEMAQLLMIAAHCRLNILISGGTGSGKTTMLNALSQFISENERIVTIEDAAELKLQQPHVVRLETRTAGIEGNGAITQRDLVINSLRMRPDRIIVGECRGSEAFEMLQAMNTGHDGSMSTLHANTPRDALARVEAMVMMATNNLPLEAIRRTIVSAVDLVIQISRLHDGSRKVMSITEVVGLEGSNVVLEEIFRFQPQASQGLGGKVSGNFITAGLMQRSVLMEKARFFGLEDKLSAAFRVGDPVFRAGETA
- the tadB gene encoding bacterial type II secretion system protein F — protein: MIASLCLCLGGILVLVALKPNQKNKQKYLAHINRSVLVSSMDENQQALNFSSLTALDWKQKTVRLVNNLKRYLGQAAPLKVALFMISIIALSLFVNKGFFRVHWLFVSVPMLIVSVVVGYSWLANRAKKNFEASFPDALNMLASAVSAGESIMHAIIFVGQSLDNDVGREFKLMGERLQLGETPDKVFQKSCVRYPYPTFQFFVITLRANMQRGGQLKEIITRLNRLIFDSNAIEKKKYAMTSEARASAKIVGAIPFIFLFILQYLSPENFEFVMFSDSGKPILYYVLVSELIGMSIIWSLMKGVK
- the tadC gene encoding bacterial type II secretion system protein F, with translation MLSSQNELFLLLILITSGAGLLGFYTFVLWKRRSKLSKLNFAKSGEGDVPYIKKAEVQIQKALNDRKKTTKNAFEAAGFYHISWAEHYLKIKYALLVIGLCGYYFLSLNQSIEMTQHVLFIAVWVLICVVIPDIYIDYRTKQLRNKIANKLPYLLDLMAVCIQTGMTIESSMRYLSKEMASFDRDISYFLDKTNDRSKIVSLEKALDELYELVPSNEMRSFVVTLKQSLRYGTSIYSILTTLAKDIRELQMLGMEEKIGKLAAKMSIPLILFIMVPIVILIAAPGIMRLTQSV
- the tadD gene encoding putative secretion system protein; translated protein: MYRYLTFILILLVSGCAANNNDSISNSLDFYEQTQNNHKMIELYKAELKAKENDMVRTKLANAYLSIDDYESSLFTLAPLLKQGEVSIDILEIKAKALYISENFDNALRTCEEIIEKVDVNPEIENLMGLIYAENNNYEQARNYFNRARAHFHDDIIIQNNLAVLDLLEGNPQASITRLMPLYTKDPSDIKIKANLIIAFSQINDVNAVRSILTSSYSQDEIDDIVTVLIELKPLS
- the tadE gene encoding membrane associated secretion system protein codes for the protein MNKALRTQNGVATIEFALGLFPFWLLVCVWVEMSYVSYISGLTDLALAESSRSVKKDEDSYMNQFRQSIKSNNTLWSQFLDTSKFKVSVHYIASLKDLKNIKSVCEPGEDEFKECGIEVNSAIAIYRVEYNYNPMFNYFLSDDQFLVRESIVIQEYERDEFKL
- the tadF gene encoding membrane associated secretion system protein, giving the protein MNLNYKQKGNFTVEFAIVGVAFSFLIIFSADVIVKLSLKGKLDRLSYSVANILKERTQFQKENYTLSGKKISTLNTIAKQSMRRTSLNFDGKRWGMRIEALQFDSKDKPVVVSFPRGTQQITPGIDGYADKLGCDDELGTQSEHIPGYHGLQN
- the tadG gene encoding membrane associated secretion system protein; this encodes MMKAYYKRQQGHAALLFVMIVPVLFGIFALATDGVRALQSKARLGDAAEVAILTIAAKNADNTDVDFDGAGSRVNRDIATRVISNYFYNQDTILPQDLKISKLACSDIPECLAGLERGENRFNEYRIEAKTKLNTWFPGNESIVGFGDTFTVGHAAKARKYVNKTVDVVFVADFSGSMDWDWEGNNGIKKVDALKNAMKNIVEEVEKFDEITDGNNKVGIVPFNYYTADFHGNQVENYTQNAYQTINQIWQLGTYQGQGNPYFYEIPLTNDYKNFITRFNQFRAYGGTSSYEGIIRGAQMLNEGKNARRLLIVLSDGTDTSRDRHKDLNDGEYCQIIKQGLSKGKNKKGENYTAKLAVIGFGYDLENNIELARCVGVDNVYKAENEQDILDRILELISEEIGHLK
- a CDS encoding outer membrane protein; protein product: MKSKIVLSLLILSACTSAYAKAMKQSEFISYCSSEQLEYQLGVHIGEVNTVHEKQGKMMLVKTSGETDYVLKRMKESFRDSGLKEACAEYLYRNSGLNFTEGSGDIFARVNFSFDEDKLTGESRHILNELASSLKDSNTGLQLTGHTDSIGRDIYNYELGIKRSESVKTYLIENSVNSQGILLDSKGEKKPEFNNDTSEGREKNRRVDIELTEF